A DNA window from Vigna unguiculata cultivar IT97K-499-35 chromosome 10, ASM411807v1, whole genome shotgun sequence contains the following coding sequences:
- the LOC114165283 gene encoding protein TAPETUM DETERMINANT 1-like, whose product MEKILVATLLLVLVSQGYSQCSLSDIIVTQSPSGRKVHGKIEWTVTIRNQCACVQKNVKLNCKGFQTIEAVEASYLKVLGDVCLVSDGQPLFNGATVFNYAWDSQFAFSPISSVIAC is encoded by the exons ATGGAGAAGATTCTTGTTGCAACTCTCTTACTTGTCCTTGTTTCTCAAG GTTATAGTCAATGTTCTTTGAGCGATATCATTGTAACCCAATCTCCATCAGGAAGAAAAGTGCATGGAAAGATAGAATGGACTGTGACTATCAGAAATCAGTGTGCATGTGTTCAAAAGAATGTGAAGTTGAACTGTAAAGGATTTCAAACTATTGAAGCAGTTGAAGCTTCATATTTGAAAGTTTTAGGTGATGTTTGTCTTGTTAGTGATGGTCAACCTCTGTTTAATGGTGCCACTGTATTCAATTATGCTTGGGACTCTCAATTTGCATTCAGTCCAATTTCCTCAGTTATTGCCTGTTAA